In Corallococcus macrosporus, the following are encoded in one genomic region:
- a CDS encoding response regulator translates to MPWWNCILVVDDDLDLLRAYKEALELDGHEVALARNGFEALRLLQQGLRPALILLDLLMPGMNAWSFRLRQLEDPALASIPVIVLYAQDAGARAMSALGVDGLLEKPVDLDVLLAAVSAYVKPARATAQHPQ, encoded by the coding sequence ATGCCCTGGTGGAACTGCATCCTCGTGGTGGACGACGACCTGGACCTGCTCCGGGCCTACAAGGAAGCGCTGGAGCTGGACGGGCACGAAGTGGCGCTGGCGCGCAACGGCTTCGAGGCGCTGCGCCTCTTGCAACAGGGCCTGCGCCCGGCGCTCATCCTCCTGGACCTGCTGATGCCGGGAATGAACGCGTGGTCCTTCCGCTTGCGTCAGTTGGAGGACCCGGCGCTCGCTTCCATCCCGGTCATCGTCCTGTACGCGCAGGACGCGGGGGCTCGGGCCATGAGCGCCCTGGGCGTGGACGGCCTGCTGGAGAAGCCGGTGGACCTGGACGTGCTCCTGGCCGCGGTGTCCGCCTACGTGAAGCCCGCCCGGGCCACGGCGCAGCATCCGCAGTAA
- a CDS encoding SDR family NAD(P)-dependent oxidoreductase, which produces MAEMTYRTALVTGASSGLGRGLALWLAKHGVRVFATGRRLSQLQALASEAQAAGAAVEPVVMDVNHAEATQERIRAIDAECGGLDLVVANAGIGGPTHGKRMDWERTRAIIDTNVTGAAATLCAVLPQMVERRRGHVVGVSSLAGMRGLAGHAAYSASKAFLATFLESLRVDLKGTGVQVTCVYPGFVKSELTAKNNFPMPFLMETEDAVALMGRGIFAGAAEVSFPWQLATPMRLLKVMPNPLFDATARRLK; this is translated from the coding sequence ATGGCGGAGATGACCTACCGGACGGCGCTGGTGACTGGCGCCTCGAGCGGGCTGGGACGTGGACTGGCCCTGTGGCTGGCGAAGCATGGCGTGCGCGTGTTCGCGACGGGCCGGCGGCTGTCGCAGCTGCAGGCCCTGGCCTCGGAGGCCCAGGCCGCGGGCGCGGCGGTGGAGCCCGTCGTCATGGACGTCAACCACGCGGAAGCCACCCAGGAGCGCATCCGCGCCATCGACGCGGAGTGCGGCGGCCTGGACCTGGTGGTGGCGAACGCCGGCATCGGCGGCCCCACGCACGGCAAGCGCATGGACTGGGAGCGCACGCGCGCCATCATCGACACCAACGTCACCGGCGCCGCCGCCACGCTGTGCGCGGTGCTGCCGCAGATGGTGGAGCGCCGCCGGGGCCACGTCGTCGGCGTGTCCAGCCTCGCGGGGATGCGGGGGCTCGCGGGCCATGCCGCCTACTCCGCGTCCAAGGCCTTCCTCGCCACCTTCCTGGAGAGCCTGCGCGTGGACCTGAAGGGCACCGGCGTCCAGGTGACGTGCGTCTACCCGGGCTTCGTGAAGAGCGAGCTCACGGCCAAGAACAACTTCCCCATGCCCTTCCTCATGGAGACCGAGGACGCGGTGGCGCTCATGGGCAGGGGCATCTTCGCGGGCGCCGCGGAGGTGAGCTTCCCCTGGCAGTTGGCCACGCCCATGCGCCTCTTGAAGGTCATGCCCAACCCGTTGTTCGACGCCACCGCGCGCCGCTTGAAGTGA
- the pyrF gene encoding orotidine-5'-phosphate decarboxylase — MTTFPPPSFADRFQQRADERSPFCLGLDPSRDVLARWNLPDTVQGLSDFCERLADAAGETLAMVKPQSAFFERHGPEGLVVLQRVLKRFRAAGTLTLLDVKRGDIGSTMDAYAQSLFGKDSAYDVDAATFTAYLGLGALAKTVELARYHGACAFIVVRSSNPEGEPLQNAVGKDGRTVAQAVADGLRKLNDKAGRGLYPAGAVMGATLPPADRDVVERLGGALMLTPGIGSQGAGFGDLPKLFSGRERQVIPTAARSVLEAGPDVAALKRALEAHQAPSRSFREGA; from the coding sequence ATGACGACGTTCCCGCCCCCGTCCTTCGCGGACCGCTTCCAGCAGCGCGCCGACGAGCGCTCCCCCTTCTGCCTGGGCCTGGACCCATCCCGCGACGTGCTCGCCCGCTGGAACCTGCCGGACACCGTGCAGGGCCTGTCCGACTTCTGCGAGCGGCTGGCCGACGCGGCCGGAGAAACGCTCGCCATGGTGAAGCCCCAGAGCGCCTTCTTCGAGCGCCACGGCCCCGAGGGGCTCGTCGTGCTCCAGCGCGTGCTCAAGCGCTTCCGCGCCGCGGGCACCCTCACGCTGCTGGACGTGAAGCGCGGCGACATCGGCTCCACCATGGACGCCTACGCACAATCGCTGTTCGGCAAGGACAGCGCCTACGACGTGGACGCCGCCACCTTCACCGCGTACCTGGGCCTGGGCGCGCTCGCGAAGACGGTGGAGCTGGCGCGCTACCACGGCGCCTGCGCCTTCATCGTCGTGCGCTCGTCCAACCCGGAGGGCGAGCCCCTGCAGAACGCCGTGGGCAAGGATGGCCGCACCGTGGCCCAGGCGGTGGCGGACGGCCTGCGCAAGCTCAACGACAAGGCTGGCCGAGGGCTGTACCCGGCGGGCGCGGTGATGGGCGCCACGCTGCCTCCGGCCGACCGCGACGTGGTGGAGCGGCTGGGCGGCGCGCTGATGCTCACGCCGGGCATCGGCTCGCAGGGCGCGGGCTTCGGAGACCTGCCGAAGCTCTTCTCCGGCCGCGAGCGGCAGGTGATTCCCACCGCCGCGCGCTCCGTGCTGGAGGCGGGGCCGGACGTGGCCGCGCTGAAGCGGGCCCTGGAAGCACATCAGGCGCCCTCGCGGAGTTTCCGCGAAGGCGCCTGA